From Methylomonas sp. EFPC3, a single genomic window includes:
- a CDS encoding right-handed parallel beta-helix repeat-containing protein: protein MIRTDKSCKYAAMQARTDSSADPILKQIQRIFIIMVKEQTFISQTSTQLTCRANILANRTHMLIKEKPMHFKTPILLACLFLCANATARDFYVSPTGSDRLDGSTPNVNSWNRTGPFKTLARAQQAVRNIKASNQLNEAITIHVGKGTYQLQSPLMFDDRDSGKDGKEVLWTGEKDATVISGGISLRNCQPFDESNPKKTLSCPISSQILSKIKSEKTDRISIKSPSFDLYIDGERMNIARWPNNDWAHVRSVINPNSIFNVFEQLPNYSGETSNGQIHIYAGSDYYDEYIGISRIDFSKGRIDLSSPTKQRIGEGRKFYLENISAALDQPKEWYYSPKLSTVSFIPPKNQAPNEVTISSLSNLLIINDAKNIHFSNLTFQHSNDGAIILNTTDNVRFDNIDISNIGGRALRAWNSTNIEVSNSHVHHTGRGGISITGGDRPTLTASDNLITNNIIHDYDTKLFNLSPAIEVGGVASIVRNNTITNGNGMAIAITGNDHLIEKNEISKICEQSADCSAIYSGRDWTYRGNLVRYNYLHDFTGYELDIHSLNIGKNIVNYLKRGARGIYLDDAVSGFTLFGNLLENAGSISLQVGGGHDLTIANNIIKAHDWSIWYDQRFPGFNWELLRETLNSMPITSAIWREKYPELTTPLSNDTWPERIQMQNNIIISTKDNGHAMRYALPLTGNSIGNNIVWTPKSPTRLDFKILNYGGSGKGFMPWNTWVNEGIETNSINEDPCVDISGGLVRITCPNSPINRIAFEAIPSDIGATQ, encoded by the coding sequence ATGATTAGAACCGACAAATCATGCAAGTACGCGGCGATGCAGGCACGAACGGATTCCTCTGCTGACCCGATTTTGAAACAAATTCAACGTATCTTCATCATCATGGTCAAGGAACAGACTTTTATCTCACAAACATCGACCCAGTTAACGTGCAGAGCCAACATCCTGGCCAACCGAACGCACATGTTAATCAAGGAGAAACCAATGCATTTCAAAACGCCGATACTTCTGGCCTGCTTATTTTTGTGCGCTAACGCAACCGCTCGCGATTTCTACGTATCGCCCACCGGCAGCGACCGGTTGGATGGCTCCACACCGAACGTTAACTCCTGGAATCGGACCGGACCATTCAAAACCCTTGCGCGAGCCCAACAAGCTGTGCGAAACATCAAAGCCAGCAATCAGCTAAATGAGGCTATTACTATTCACGTTGGCAAAGGCACATACCAACTGCAAAGCCCACTAATGTTCGATGACAGAGACTCAGGCAAAGACGGCAAGGAAGTCCTATGGACCGGAGAAAAGGACGCCACCGTTATTTCCGGAGGCATTTCTCTAAGAAACTGCCAACCATTTGATGAAAGCAACCCCAAGAAAACCTTATCCTGCCCCATTAGCTCCCAGATTCTATCGAAGATAAAATCGGAAAAAACAGACAGAATATCAATCAAATCACCATCATTTGATCTATATATTGATGGCGAAAGAATGAATATTGCTCGCTGGCCAAATAATGACTGGGCACATGTAAGATCGGTCATCAATCCCAACAGTATCTTTAACGTTTTCGAACAACTACCTAACTACTCAGGAGAAACTTCGAACGGTCAAATCCACATTTATGCCGGAAGCGACTACTACGATGAATATATTGGAATATCGCGTATCGATTTCTCCAAAGGCAGAATTGATTTATCCTCCCCAACAAAACAGCGTATTGGCGAGGGCAGAAAGTTTTATCTGGAAAACATCAGCGCAGCACTAGACCAGCCTAAAGAATGGTACTACAGCCCCAAACTATCCACAGTTAGCTTTATCCCCCCCAAAAATCAAGCTCCGAATGAAGTAACAATATCCTCATTATCAAACTTGTTGATAATAAACGACGCAAAAAACATCCATTTTAGTAATTTGACATTTCAACATAGCAATGATGGGGCCATTATCTTAAACACCACCGACAATGTTCGCTTTGATAATATAGATATAAGCAATATAGGGGGTAGGGCGCTTCGAGCCTGGAATTCCACAAATATTGAAGTTTCAAATAGCCACGTTCATCATACGGGACGCGGAGGAATTTCAATTACAGGCGGAGACAGACCAACACTAACAGCTTCGGACAATTTAATTACAAATAATATAATTCATGACTACGATACAAAATTATTCAACCTCTCACCGGCAATTGAAGTGGGCGGCGTTGCATCTATAGTCCGGAACAATACAATCACAAATGGCAACGGGATGGCTATCGCTATTACCGGCAACGACCATTTAATAGAAAAAAATGAAATTTCAAAAATTTGTGAACAATCCGCAGACTGTTCCGCCATTTATTCAGGCAGAGACTGGACCTATCGCGGCAATCTAGTCCGCTACAACTACCTGCATGACTTTACCGGATATGAACTGGATATTCATTCCTTGAATATTGGTAAAAACATTGTTAATTATTTAAAACGAGGCGCACGGGGCATTTATCTCGATGATGCAGTAAGCGGCTTCACTTTATTTGGCAACCTTCTGGAAAATGCAGGCTCCATTTCTCTACAAGTCGGCGGCGGCCACGACCTTACAATAGCAAACAACATAATAAAAGCTCACGATTGGTCAATCTGGTACGACCAAAGATTTCCTGGCTTCAATTGGGAACTATTAAGAGAAACACTAAACTCCATGCCTATAACCAGCGCCATATGGCGCGAGAAATACCCGGAACTAACAACTCCGTTATCGAACGATACGTGGCCAGAGCGTATTCAAATGCAAAACAACATCATCATCTCTACAAAAGATAATGGCCACGCTATGCGATACGCTCTACCTCTTACCGGTAACTCTATAGGAAACAATATTGTATGGACTCCCAAAAGCCCTACTAGATTAGACTTTAAAATACTGAATTACGGTGGCAGCGGCAAAGGCTTCATGCCCTGGAATACCTGGGTTAACGAAGGCATCGAAACCAATAGCATCAATGAGGATCCATGCGTTGATATATCCGGCGGCTTGGTACGGATAACATGTCCTAATTCACCTATAAACCGCATCGCCTTTGAAGCCATCCCATCAGACATCGGCGCAACTCAATAA
- a CDS encoding WecB/TagA/CpsF family glycosyltransferase, which yields MSDHELRRISNEALSTMDGLPLVWYANLVRQANIASRVCGPDLMLKCLEHGQARGWRHFFLGGKDEVLADLVKNVRSRFPEADIVGWHSPPFRPLSEEEDRQLVDLINDAKPDFLWVGLGAPKQEKWIASHLDRVHVPVQLGVGAAFDFHSGHIKRAPLWMQKSGLEWVYRMAKDRRLIKRYFATNPVFLWHFAKDFLLVRILGKAV from the coding sequence TTGAGCGACCACGAACTACGCCGGATTTCCAACGAGGCGTTGTCGACAATGGATGGTTTGCCGCTGGTTTGGTACGCGAATTTGGTTCGCCAAGCCAATATCGCCAGCCGCGTGTGCGGACCGGATTTGATGCTTAAGTGCTTGGAGCACGGTCAGGCCCGAGGTTGGCGGCATTTTTTTCTGGGCGGTAAGGACGAGGTGTTGGCGGACTTGGTCAAGAATGTGCGCAGCCGTTTCCCGGAAGCCGATATTGTGGGTTGGCATTCGCCGCCGTTCCGGCCGTTATCGGAGGAAGAAGACAGGCAATTGGTCGATTTGATTAACGATGCCAAACCCGATTTTTTGTGGGTTGGCTTGGGCGCGCCGAAGCAGGAAAAGTGGATTGCTTCGCATCTTGATCGGGTACATGTTCCGGTGCAGCTTGGTGTCGGTGCCGCCTTCGATTTTCACTCGGGGCATATCAAGCGGGCGCCGCTGTGGATGCAGAAAAGCGGTCTGGAGTGGGTTTATCGTATGGCTAAAGATCGGCGGTTGATTAAGCGTTATTTTGCGACCAACCCGGTGTTTTTGTGGCACTTTGCCAAGGATTTTTTGCTGGTCCGGATTTTAGGAAAGGCAGTTTAG
- a CDS encoding FKBP-type peptidyl-prolyl cis-trans isomerase, which produces MKSMKQRVIATLIAFITGFIMFSLANANTPAENKAAGEKYLADNAKNAGVTTTASGLQYQVFTEGTGAAPKASDNVTVHYKGTTIDGKEFDSSYSRGAPATFPLNRVIAGWTEGVQLMKEGAKYRFFIPSNLAYGERGAGRDIGPNSALIFDVELIKVN; this is translated from the coding sequence ATGAAGTCTATGAAACAACGAGTTATCGCCACATTAATCGCATTTATCACAGGATTTATTATGTTCTCACTGGCCAACGCCAACACCCCAGCCGAAAACAAAGCCGCCGGCGAAAAATACCTAGCCGACAACGCCAAAAACGCCGGCGTAACCACCACCGCCAGCGGCCTGCAATACCAAGTATTTACCGAAGGCACCGGCGCAGCGCCCAAAGCCAGCGATAACGTAACCGTTCACTACAAAGGCACCACCATTGACGGTAAAGAATTCGACAGCTCTTACAGCCGCGGCGCACCAGCCACGTTCCCACTGAACAGAGTCATCGCCGGCTGGACCGAAGGCGTTCAGCTGATGAAAGAAGGCGCCAAATACCGCTTCTTCATCCCCTCCAACCTGGCCTACGGCGAACGCGGCGCCGGCCGCGACATCGGTCCGAACTCGGCGCTGATTTTTGATGTGGAATTGATCAAAGTAAATTAA
- a CDS encoding transglycosylase SLT domain-containing protein codes for MLNKFFCLASLAVLSACASLPPKNPENICQIFREKEDWYQASLSSARRWGVPIAVQMAIINQESSFVADAQPPRPLILGFIPWFRSSSAYGYPQAKDETWADYQKQAGNWWANREDFADSCDFVAWYCATSNRKLGIPTSDAQKLYLTYHEGLGGFQRNTYLSKQWLMNTAKKVHQRALRYDAQLAGCRQELEAKN; via the coding sequence ATGTTAAACAAATTTTTTTGTCTGGCAAGCTTAGCCGTTTTGTCGGCTTGCGCAAGCCTACCGCCGAAAAACCCGGAAAACATCTGCCAAATCTTCCGCGAGAAAGAAGACTGGTACCAAGCCAGCCTCAGCTCCGCCCGGCGCTGGGGCGTGCCGATCGCGGTGCAAATGGCCATCATCAATCAGGAATCCAGCTTTGTCGCCGACGCCCAACCGCCGCGGCCGCTGATTTTAGGATTTATTCCCTGGTTCCGTTCGAGCAGCGCATACGGGTATCCGCAGGCCAAAGACGAAACCTGGGCCGATTACCAAAAGCAAGCCGGCAACTGGTGGGCAAACCGCGAAGACTTTGCCGACAGTTGCGACTTCGTGGCCTGGTACTGCGCTACCAGCAACCGCAAACTCGGCATCCCGACCTCGGACGCGCAAAAGCTTTACTTGACCTACCACGAAGGACTGGGCGGCTTCCAGCGCAACACCTACCTGTCGAAACAATGGCTGATGAATACTGCCAAAAAAGTGCACCAACGCGCATTACGCTACGACGCACAACTGGCCGGCTGCCGGCAGGAGCTGGAAGCCAAAAACTGA
- a CDS encoding PilZ domain-containing protein has translation MFATENRAYRKSLASHGLLYLGQEEHEILVLNLSITGVLTLLKVKPSFAGIKDIFRVLQVSPIVDFYLPEINLAGEAEVVRAESVDAGFQIAIEFRNLTYDVDSLLYRRRAYRKSISAAGHIVFNETDYAFNTENVSIDGIMIRMLGRIEVEEGTVVSFDFQELEEEGEAKVVWVEYDDISTLIGLQYLHLRRGEIVGVPKFSQPIWKSA, from the coding sequence ATGTTCGCCACCGAAAACCGCGCCTACCGAAAAAGCCTTGCTAGCCACGGACTTTTGTACCTAGGTCAAGAAGAGCATGAAATTTTGGTGCTTAATCTATCGATCACCGGTGTGCTGACGCTGTTAAAGGTCAAGCCCTCGTTTGCCGGCATCAAGGACATTTTCAGGGTCTTGCAAGTTTCGCCTATCGTCGACTTTTATCTGCCTGAAATCAACTTGGCGGGCGAAGCCGAAGTGGTCAGGGCGGAGTCGGTCGATGCCGGATTTCAGATTGCGATCGAATTCCGCAACCTAACTTACGACGTCGATAGCTTGCTTTATAGGCGCCGAGCGTATCGGAAGAGCATTTCTGCCGCCGGTCATATCGTGTTCAACGAAACCGATTATGCGTTCAATACCGAGAATGTGTCGATAGACGGCATCATGATTCGCATGTTGGGCAGGATAGAGGTCGAGGAAGGCACGGTTGTCAGTTTCGATTTTCAGGAGCTCGAAGAAGAAGGCGAGGCCAAGGTGGTGTGGGTGGAATATGACGATATTTCCACGCTGATAGGTTTGCAGTATTTGCACTTGCGTCGGGGCGAAATCGTTGGCGTGCCCAAATTTAGCCAGCCGATTTGGAAGTCGGCGTAA
- a CDS encoding L,D-transpeptidase family protein, with protein MTRPAATPNSITSPKALAVSALLLSQLLSGCQSLQIFQQPEPETIVWNSKAEDLPIHEFSLSPGQNMVGELASITSAENDTLSDIGRHYGLGFNDIANANAGVDPWTLSSGQNVLLPLSFILPDAPRKGIVLNLANMRMFYYPKNATNSVLTYPVGIGRQGWHTPLGQTQIVAKKANPDWTVPASIQREHQAQGTPLPKVVRSGPDNPLGDYAMPLGFSGYLIHGTNKPYGIGMQVSHGCVQLYPEDIETLFGKVEIGTPVNIVHQPYLAAWRDDMLYLEAHPPLDKWEKQTKQLQKDIRKKLQQLAAAKGAEIDWSKADLILRRADGIATPVLAGSPDLAELRANAIPLARPDKLFGQPIPSELSDSDWAIQAAVFDNATDAQKLAAMLNHQGPPIPAHKVAKDGSYQVVVGPLKNKKEVKIVAQRIKQNFDMDVTPLAPRRAAKN; from the coding sequence ATGACTCGACCCGCCGCCACGCCAAACAGCATCACATCGCCCAAAGCGTTAGCCGTCTCGGCGCTGCTATTGAGCCAATTGCTGTCCGGCTGCCAAAGCTTGCAGATATTCCAGCAGCCCGAGCCGGAAACCATCGTCTGGAACAGCAAAGCCGAAGACCTGCCGATACACGAATTCAGCCTGAGTCCCGGCCAAAACATGGTCGGCGAGTTGGCCAGCATCACCAGCGCCGAAAACGACACGCTGTCCGACATCGGCCGCCACTACGGCCTGGGCTTCAACGACATTGCCAACGCCAACGCCGGCGTCGATCCCTGGACATTGTCCTCGGGCCAGAATGTATTATTGCCGCTCAGCTTCATTCTGCCGGACGCCCCACGCAAGGGTATCGTGCTAAATCTGGCCAACATGCGCATGTTTTATTATCCAAAGAACGCGACCAACAGCGTGCTGACTTATCCGGTGGGTATCGGTCGTCAAGGCTGGCACACGCCGCTAGGGCAAACCCAGATCGTCGCCAAGAAAGCCAATCCGGATTGGACCGTACCGGCATCGATCCAACGGGAACATCAAGCGCAAGGTACGCCGTTGCCCAAAGTAGTCCGCTCCGGGCCGGACAACCCGCTAGGCGACTACGCCATGCCGCTTGGCTTCAGCGGTTACCTGATCCACGGCACCAACAAGCCCTACGGCATCGGCATGCAAGTCAGCCACGGCTGCGTGCAACTCTACCCGGAAGATATCGAAACGCTGTTCGGCAAGGTCGAGATCGGCACGCCGGTCAATATCGTCCACCAACCTTATCTGGCAGCGTGGCGCGACGACATGCTGTATCTGGAAGCGCATCCGCCGCTGGACAAATGGGAGAAACAAACAAAGCAGCTGCAAAAAGACATTCGCAAGAAGCTTCAACAACTTGCCGCAGCTAAAGGTGCCGAGATCGACTGGAGCAAAGCCGACCTTATTCTGCGGCGCGCCGACGGGATTGCCACGCCAGTCTTGGCCGGCAGCCCCGACCTAGCGGAGTTACGCGCCAACGCCATTCCGTTAGCCCGCCCGGACAAGCTATTCGGCCAACCAATCCCGTCGGAGTTAAGCGATAGCGACTGGGCCATTCAAGCGGCGGTATTCGACAACGCAACCGATGCGCAAAAGCTGGCCGCGATGTTAAATCACCAAGGCCCGCCGATCCCAGCGCACAAGGTCGCCAAAGACGGTAGTTATCAAGTCGTGGTCGGACCGTTGAAAAACAAAAAAGAAGTCAAAATTGTTGCCCAACGCATCAAGCAGAATTTTGATATGGACGTGACACCGCTCGCCCCCAGACGAGCGGCGAAAAACTGA